One genomic window of Streptomonospora nanhaiensis includes the following:
- a CDS encoding sigma-70 family RNA polymerase sigma factor, whose product MYSDTALDVAEREFLRLVPDPLRLERGDAAPAFDRAALPGVVWPLDLLAARTLLLAPGTDRAVKDSVWRVVIARARMSQDWMCGAIGLAMPALKGCARRCTRGLTPAGVEEVDAEILAGFIAAVREIRTDYANLAWYLRCRAQRAGLRSRRRLLEQTGAEAGDHDAPAANSVASTGGHPDLLLERAVSRGVLSLAEADLIGATRLEETSLRDVAAASGEGYWALAKRRSRAEQRLLAALESGDLDPMAGPVAHAKPDLGPAPRASSPLRVSSVSKPGWALAL is encoded by the coding sequence ATGTATTCCGATACCGCGCTGGATGTGGCCGAGCGCGAGTTCCTGCGCCTGGTCCCCGACCCGCTGCGCCTTGAGCGCGGCGACGCCGCCCCGGCCTTTGACCGGGCCGCGCTTCCTGGCGTCGTTTGGCCGCTGGATCTGCTGGCGGCCCGGACGCTGCTGCTGGCGCCGGGGACCGACCGGGCGGTGAAGGACTCGGTGTGGCGGGTGGTCATCGCCCGCGCACGGATGTCGCAGGACTGGATGTGCGGGGCGATCGGCCTGGCCATGCCCGCGCTGAAGGGGTGTGCTCGGCGCTGCACCCGCGGCCTCACGCCTGCCGGGGTGGAGGAGGTCGACGCCGAGATCCTGGCCGGGTTCATCGCGGCGGTGCGGGAGATCCGCACCGACTACGCCAACCTGGCCTGGTACCTGCGCTGCCGCGCCCAGCGCGCCGGCCTGCGCTCGCGCAGACGGCTCCTGGAGCAGACGGGCGCCGAGGCCGGAGACCACGACGCCCCCGCCGCCAACAGCGTCGCCTCCACTGGCGGGCACCCTGATCTCCTGCTGGAGCGTGCCGTCTCACGCGGCGTGCTCAGTCTTGCCGAGGCCGATTTGATCGGGGCCACGCGTCTGGAGGAGACGTCGCTTCGGGATGTAGCCGCCGCATCGGGTGAGGGCTACTGGGCGCTGGCCAAGCGGCGTTCCCGCGCCGAGCAGCGGCTGCTGGCGGCGCTGGAGAGCGGCGACCTCGACCCGATGGCGGGACCCGTAGCCCACGCCAAGCCCGACCTCGGCCCGGCACCGCGCGCTTCGTCTCCTCTGCGGGTTTCTTCGGTGTCCAAACCGGGGTGGGCGCTGGCTCTTTAG
- a CDS encoding pilin — MAAAAGAVVWAVAGAELAWAEGSAEASTADLREVITRLRNVIVALASAVGTLFLTIAGLRWMLAGGDPSQVEAAKKAMSGAGIGYGIAILATVLMAVLDYIVQGG; from the coding sequence GTGGCGGCTGCCGCAGGCGCCGTGGTCTGGGCGGTGGCCGGTGCGGAGTTGGCGTGGGCCGAGGGTTCGGCTGAGGCGTCCACCGCTGACCTGCGCGAGGTCATCACCCGTCTGCGCAACGTCATCGTCGCGCTGGCCTCGGCGGTGGGCACGCTGTTCCTCACCATCGCCGGGCTGCGGTGGATGCTGGCCGGTGGTGACCCCTCCCAGGTGGAGGCGGCCAAGAAGGCGATGAGCGGGGCCGGGATCGGGTACGGCATCGCGATTCTGGCCACCGTGCTGATGGCGGTGCTGGACTACATCGTCCAGGGCGGGTGA